A single window of Coleofasciculus sp. FACHB-1120 DNA harbors:
- the egtD gene encoding L-histidine N(alpha)-methyltransferase, with protein sequence MTISKTASGKTASQSTVEKRLQIEHLLSATAQLQNQEIDGADVVKGLSETPKSLAPRYFYDDKGSQLFEQICELPEYYLTRTETAILQKCAGEIAQLTGESELVELGSGSSTKTRILLDAYQEIGYPLRYLPIDVSAGILESSARELLVDYPSLQVHALASTYELALARLAPTQLPSRTICFLGSTLGNLNSQECDRFFSQIADALQVGEYFLLGIDRQKPKHLLDAAYNDSQGVTAAFNLNILHHLNRRFDGNFDPSQFEHWAFYNESEHQIEMHLRSLRSQTVKLNALNLTIEFESGETILTEISRKFNLDAMQQELQTRGLKTLQIWSDPNQWFGLLLCQLQPPTS encoded by the coding sequence ATGACGATTTCTAAAACTGCAAGCGGTAAAACGGCTTCTCAATCCACGGTCGAAAAACGCTTGCAGATAGAGCATCTACTCAGCGCCACGGCACAGTTACAAAACCAAGAAATTGACGGGGCTGATGTCGTGAAGGGTTTAAGTGAGACTCCCAAATCTCTAGCGCCGCGCTATTTCTACGATGACAAAGGCTCCCAACTATTTGAGCAAATTTGTGAGTTACCAGAATATTATCTAACGCGCACGGAAACAGCTATTTTACAAAAGTGCGCGGGTGAAATTGCTCAGTTGACGGGGGAAAGCGAACTGGTAGAACTGGGAAGCGGTAGCTCAACAAAAACCCGGATTCTGCTAGATGCCTACCAAGAAATCGGCTACCCGTTGCGCTATCTGCCAATTGACGTAAGTGCTGGCATTTTAGAAAGTAGTGCGAGGGAGTTGCTGGTTGATTATCCCTCCCTCCAGGTTCACGCTTTAGCCAGCACTTATGAATTGGCATTGGCACGACTAGCACCAACTCAATTGCCTAGCCGAACAATCTGTTTTTTGGGTAGCACCTTGGGTAATTTAAATTCTCAAGAATGCGATCGCTTCTTCTCCCAAATTGCTGATGCACTTCAAGTGGGTGAGTATTTCTTACTCGGAATAGACCGGCAAAAACCAAAACATTTGTTGGATGCAGCCTATAACGATAGCCAAGGTGTGACGGCGGCGTTTAATCTGAATATCCTGCACCACCTGAATCGCCGCTTTGATGGCAATTTTGACCCTTCTCAGTTTGAACATTGGGCGTTTTATAACGAATCTGAGCATCAAATTGAGATGCATCTGCGGAGTTTGCGATCGCAAACTGTCAAACTTAACGCCCTCAATTTAACGATTGAATTTGAAAGTGGCGAGACTATCCTGACGGAAATTTCTCGCAAATTTAACCTCGATGCCATGCAACAAGAACTTCAGACAAGAGGGTTAAAAACACTCCAAATTTGGAGCGATCCGAATCAGTGGTTTGGCTTATTGCTTTGTCAACTACAACCGCCTACCAGTTGA
- a CDS encoding ergothioneine biosynthesis protein EgtB has product MNSEVARASTLDERRQQIKQSMQRCRAGTLALFEGINYDTFCRQVHPDFSPIGWHLGHIAYTEALWLLVRSAGKPLELPFAKGGQDAIAGYQRLFAADGLPKMQRVYLPLLSEIRCYLQTVREQVFDYLEVAPLDEQERLWRWLIQHESQHSETISFVLQLQRRDAQFHVGGRANLPETCNHPALEEMVEIAAGEFEMGNESIEALDNERPVHRVYLDTYWIDRYPVTCGQYRAFIEAGGYQNARWWSEAGWKWLQENPVNQPLYWAPDTAWDNHPVCGVSWYEAQAYAQFVGKRLPTEAEWEKAASWDAIALRRRTYPWGDAEPDPQRCNHDNSAGQTTPVDAYPSGQSAYGCYDMLGNVWEWTSTCFDGYDGFVSYPYVGYSKTYFDGEHRVLRGGSWATRPAALRSSFRNWYYPSVRQILSGFRCAK; this is encoded by the coding sequence CTGTTTGAAGGCATCAACTACGACACCTTCTGTCGTCAGGTGCATCCTGACTTTAGCCCGATTGGCTGGCATCTAGGGCACATTGCCTACACCGAAGCTTTGTGGCTGCTGGTTCGTAGTGCAGGTAAACCCCTCGAACTTCCCTTTGCCAAGGGAGGACAAGATGCGATCGCTGGTTATCAACGCTTATTTGCGGCGGATGGCTTACCCAAAATGCAACGGGTTTATTTACCCCTGCTTTCTGAAATCCGCTGCTATCTGCAAACAGTCAGAGAACAGGTATTCGATTACCTGGAAGTCGCGCCTTTAGATGAGCAAGAACGCCTTTGGCGCTGGTTAATTCAGCATGAGAGCCAGCATAGTGAGACTATCTCCTTCGTGCTGCAATTACAGCGTCGAGACGCCCAATTCCACGTAGGAGGTCGTGCTAACCTACCGGAAACGTGCAATCACCCCGCCTTAGAGGAAATGGTTGAAATTGCGGCGGGTGAGTTCGAGATGGGCAACGAGTCCATCGAAGCTTTAGACAACGAGCGTCCAGTTCACCGAGTTTACTTGGATACCTACTGGATTGACCGTTATCCCGTTACCTGCGGGCAGTACCGGGCGTTTATAGAAGCGGGAGGATATCAAAATGCCCGCTGGTGGTCAGAAGCTGGGTGGAAATGGCTGCAAGAAAATCCCGTGAATCAGCCGCTATACTGGGCACCTGACACAGCTTGGGATAATCATCCAGTCTGCGGCGTTTCCTGGTACGAGGCACAAGCATATGCCCAATTTGTCGGGAAGCGATTACCAACAGAGGCAGAGTGGGAAAAAGCAGCCAGCTGGGATGCGATCGCACTGCGTCGTCGCACATACCCGTGGGGCGATGCAGAACCAGACCCCCAGCGATGTAACCACGACAACTCGGCGGGGCAAACGACACCCGTAGATGCTTATCCCTCTGGGCAGAGTGCCTATGGTTGCTACGATATGCTTGGCAATGTCTGGGAGTGGACTTCTACCTGCTTTGATGGCTATGACGGTTTTGTAAGTTACCCTTACGTTGGTTATTCCAAGACTTATTTTGATGGAGAGCATCGGGTATTGAGAGGTGGTAGCTGGGCGACTCGTCCCGCCGCTTTGCGCTCTAGCTTCCGCAACTGGTATTATCCGAGCGTCCGTCAGATTTTGTCTGGATTTCGCTGTGCGAAGTAG